Proteins found in one Sporosarcina sp. FSL K6-3457 genomic segment:
- a CDS encoding cell division protein SepF: MSIKNKFEKWFYLDDEEDDVREQQPRREEPRPVQEQAPPPPRKAQPRRQQQQPMGEPQQAGTVVSLQSIQKSSKVILIEPRVYAEAQDISEHLKNKRAVVVNLQRIERDQGIRIVDFLSGTVYALGGDIQRIGTDIFLCTPENVEVAGAISDYFER, from the coding sequence ATGAGCATCAAAAACAAGTTTGAGAAATGGTTTTACTTAGATGATGAAGAGGATGATGTGCGAGAACAGCAGCCACGCCGGGAAGAGCCGCGCCCTGTTCAAGAGCAAGCACCGCCTCCGCCGCGAAAGGCGCAACCGCGACGACAGCAACAGCAGCCAATGGGTGAACCGCAACAAGCGGGAACGGTCGTCAGCCTACAAAGCATTCAGAAATCCTCGAAAGTTATTTTAATTGAACCGCGTGTGTATGCGGAAGCACAAGATATTTCAGAACATCTGAAAAACAAACGGGCAGTCGTCGTCAATTTACAGCGAATTGAACGTGACCAAGGCATCCGCATCGTGGATTTCTTAAGTGGCACGGTCTATGCACTTGGCGGGGACATTCAGCGAATTGGAACGGATATTTTCCTTTGCACGCCTGAAAACGTAGAAGTTGCAGGTGCAATTTCTGATTACTTTGAACGATAG